In the genome of Prosthecobacter algae, one region contains:
- a CDS encoding alpha/beta hydrolase family esterase, which translates to MNLLRFFFLLLIPVFSLRAEVPLKPKEWMVDGVKREALIYVPSEASAKPTPVVFAFHGHGGNMKNAARMFPIPELWPEALVVYMQGLNTPGRLTDPEGKKPGWQHGLGAEGDRDLKFFDAVLASLKADYQVDATRIYSTGHSNGGGFTYLLWAARGDVFAAMAPSAAASPGLMGKLKPKPLMHIAGENDPLVKYEWQQATIQAVIRLNQCGSGVAWDQDANCTFHPSKIGTPVVTAIHPGDHKFHKDAPALIVKFFKQHSRKVP; encoded by the coding sequence ATGAACCTGCTGCGCTTTTTCTTTCTGCTGTTGATCCCGGTGTTTTCCCTTCGGGCTGAGGTGCCGCTGAAGCCGAAGGAATGGATGGTGGATGGGGTGAAGCGCGAGGCGTTGATCTATGTGCCAAGTGAAGCCAGTGCAAAGCCTACACCCGTGGTCTTTGCCTTTCATGGTCATGGCGGCAACATGAAGAATGCGGCGCGCATGTTTCCCATTCCAGAGCTGTGGCCGGAGGCCCTGGTGGTGTACATGCAGGGGCTGAATACGCCGGGCCGGCTCACGGACCCAGAAGGCAAAAAGCCGGGCTGGCAGCATGGGCTGGGTGCTGAGGGGGATCGCGATCTGAAGTTCTTCGATGCCGTGCTGGCCAGCTTGAAAGCTGATTACCAAGTGGATGCTACCCGCATCTATTCCACAGGCCACTCCAATGGCGGAGGTTTCACCTACCTGCTGTGGGCGGCACGTGGAGACGTGTTTGCTGCCATGGCCCCTTCCGCTGCGGCGAGTCCTGGATTGATGGGGAAACTCAAACCAAAACCGCTGATGCACATTGCGGGGGAAAATGATCCGCTGGTGAAATATGAATGGCAGCAGGCGACTATTCAGGCCGTCATCCGGCTGAACCAATGTGGCTCAGGAGTGGCGTGGGATCAGGATGCCAACTGTACTTTTCACCCATCCAAAATAGGCACCCCGGTCGTGACCGCTATCCATCCGGGGGACCATAAGTTTCACAAGGATGCTCCGGCCCTGATTGTGAAATTTTTCAAGCAGCACTCTCGCAAGGTGCCTTAG
- a CDS encoding GNAT family N-acetyltransferase, which yields MSQEIDYQIEPSLTVSEYIAVLQSSTLAERRPIDDVPRMDRMLRQADIILTARCQGDLIGIARTLTDGSYSTYLADLAVAQSFQGRGIGRELIRRTHEAAGLHTNLILIAAPGARTYYPHIGMAAHDSCWIIRGESPLHPRLHHEFG from the coding sequence ATGAGCCAGGAGATAGACTACCAGATTGAACCCAGCCTCACGGTCAGCGAATACATCGCCGTGCTGCAAAGCTCCACCCTGGCTGAGCGCCGCCCGATTGATGATGTACCGCGCATGGACCGCATGCTGCGCCAGGCCGACATCATCCTCACCGCCCGTTGTCAGGGTGACCTCATCGGCATTGCCCGCACGCTCACGGATGGCAGCTACAGCACCTACTTGGCGGATCTGGCTGTCGCCCAGTCCTTTCAGGGACGCGGAATCGGACGCGAACTGATCCGTCGCACCCATGAAGCTGCCGGTCTTCACACCAATCTCATTCTCATTGCCGCCCCAGGGGCCCGCACTTATTATCCACACATCGGCATGGCCGCCCATGATTCCTGCTGGATCATCCGTGGTGAGTCTCCCCTTCATCCCCGCCTGCATCATGAATTTGGCTGA
- a CDS encoding MmcQ/YjbR family DNA-binding protein, with amino-acid sequence MNLADFCAYCLSLPHVEETTPFGPDVLVYKVAGKLFALTTPEEFPATANLKCDPERAIELRDRYEEIQPGYHMNKRHWNTLTLEGGLPNKLVRELIDHSYQLVVASLPKKAREAMNEAR; translated from the coding sequence ATGAATTTGGCTGACTTCTGCGCCTACTGCCTGTCCCTGCCCCATGTGGAGGAAACCACGCCTTTTGGCCCTGATGTGCTCGTTTACAAGGTCGCAGGCAAACTCTTCGCCCTCACCACGCCAGAGGAGTTTCCGGCCACGGCTAACCTCAAGTGTGATCCCGAACGCGCGATCGAATTGCGAGACCGCTACGAGGAGATTCAGCCCGGTTATCACATGAACAAACGGCACTGGAACACCCTCACCCTGGAGGGTGGCCTGCCTAACAAGCTGGTGCGTGAACTCATCGACCACTCCTACCAGCTCGTCGTTGCCTCCCTGCCTAAAAAGGCGCGGGAAGCAATGAATGAAGCACGCTGA
- the glgB gene encoding 1,4-alpha-glucan branching protein GlgB, giving the protein MTDPTSPSAEILAILEARHGNPFGFLGRQPLEGGGAIVRTLQPRAHAVSVVARDGSGAWPMNRVHHHGFYTVELPAEAAQKPYDLELSTYDGQAARVADPYSFGFLLGEQDLYFFCEGTHQRLWDCLGARMRTVDGIAGVQFAVWAPNAQRVSVIGDFNDWDGRINPMRLRIEGGVWEIFLPGIQELTHYKFEVLSAEGHVQVKSDPFAFFGQHGKQTASLVFNLDRYAWGDQEWMQKRAVQDLYHTPMSVYEVHLGSWKRVPEDGNRSKSYRELADDLIPYVKSMNFTHIELMPVAEHPFDGSWGYQITGYFAPTSRFGDPDEFREFVDRCHQAGIGVILDWVPGHFPKDAHGLAKFDGTALYEHADPRQGEHQDWGTLIFNYGRAEVKNFLVANALFWLEQYHIDGLRVDAVASMLYLDYSRKPWAWVPNKYGGRENLEAIDFMRDLNRICYERHPGSTIIAEESTAWPGVSRPTDAGGLGFGFKWNMGWMNDSLHYMQEDPIHRKYHHGEATFSMLYAYDENFLLVISHDEVVHGKGSMINKMPGDRWQKFANLRMFYAWMWAHPGKKLLFMGCEFGQWQEWSHERSLDWHLFMGEEHASLQKLVRDMNWLYTTRPALYAQDHDGSGFQWLDASDGENSIFAFMRKSPDGDKVYCVINATPVPRKGYRVGVAEAGSYRELINTDAPGYAGSGMVNPLPMPAGDTEWQGQPWSIIIDLPPLGAVWLGR; this is encoded by the coding sequence ATGACCGACCCAACCAGTCCTTCAGCCGAAATTCTCGCCATTCTGGAAGCCCGCCACGGAAATCCGTTTGGCTTCCTGGGGCGGCAGCCGTTGGAGGGAGGTGGTGCCATCGTGCGGACATTGCAGCCACGGGCGCATGCGGTAAGCGTGGTGGCCAGAGATGGCTCTGGTGCCTGGCCGATGAACCGTGTGCATCATCACGGCTTTTACACCGTGGAGCTACCAGCCGAAGCTGCCCAGAAGCCTTATGATCTGGAACTTTCTACCTATGATGGGCAGGCGGCGCGCGTGGCAGATCCTTATTCGTTCGGATTCCTTTTGGGTGAGCAGGATTTATATTTCTTTTGCGAAGGCACCCACCAGAGGCTGTGGGACTGCCTGGGTGCACGGATGCGCACGGTGGATGGCATTGCTGGTGTGCAATTTGCCGTGTGGGCGCCGAATGCGCAGCGTGTTTCGGTGATCGGTGATTTCAATGACTGGGATGGGCGCATCAACCCGATGCGTCTGCGCATCGAAGGGGGCGTGTGGGAGATTTTCCTTCCTGGCATCCAGGAGCTCACGCATTACAAGTTTGAGGTGCTTTCGGCGGAAGGCCACGTGCAGGTGAAGAGCGATCCTTTTGCCTTCTTTGGCCAGCATGGCAAACAGACGGCCAGCCTTGTCTTCAACCTGGACCGCTATGCTTGGGGTGACCAGGAGTGGATGCAGAAACGTGCGGTGCAGGACCTGTATCACACGCCGATGAGTGTGTATGAGGTTCATCTGGGGTCGTGGAAACGTGTGCCGGAAGATGGCAACCGATCCAAATCCTATCGTGAACTGGCGGATGATCTCATCCCATACGTGAAGAGCATGAACTTCACGCACATCGAGCTGATGCCGGTGGCGGAGCATCCGTTTGACGGGTCATGGGGTTATCAGATCACCGGCTACTTTGCGCCGACGAGCCGTTTTGGTGACCCGGATGAGTTCCGGGAATTTGTGGACCGCTGCCATCAGGCGGGCATTGGAGTGATCCTGGATTGGGTGCCCGGGCACTTTCCAAAGGATGCTCACGGGCTGGCGAAGTTTGACGGCACCGCGCTCTATGAGCACGCCGATCCTCGTCAGGGAGAGCACCAGGACTGGGGCACGCTGATCTTCAACTATGGCCGTGCGGAAGTGAAAAACTTCCTGGTGGCCAATGCCCTCTTCTGGCTGGAGCAGTACCACATTGACGGGCTGCGGGTGGATGCGGTGGCGTCCATGCTTTATCTGGATTATTCCCGCAAGCCGTGGGCCTGGGTGCCTAACAAATATGGTGGCCGCGAAAACCTGGAGGCGATTGACTTCATGCGCGACCTCAACCGCATCTGCTATGAGCGGCACCCCGGCAGCACGATCATCGCCGAAGAGAGCACGGCATGGCCAGGGGTATCCCGGCCTACCGATGCCGGTGGTTTGGGCTTTGGCTTCAAATGGAACATGGGCTGGATGAATGACAGCCTGCACTACATGCAGGAGGATCCCATCCACCGGAAGTATCATCATGGAGAGGCCACGTTCTCCATGCTCTATGCTTACGATGAGAACTTCCTCCTCGTCATCAGCCACGATGAAGTGGTGCATGGCAAGGGCAGCATGATCAATAAAATGCCCGGCGACCGCTGGCAGAAGTTCGCCAATCTGCGCATGTTTTATGCATGGATGTGGGCGCATCCTGGCAAGAAGCTTCTTTTCATGGGCTGCGAGTTTGGCCAATGGCAGGAATGGAGCCATGAGCGCAGCCTGGACTGGCATCTGTTCATGGGCGAGGAGCACGCCAGCCTGCAAAAGCTGGTCCGCGACATGAACTGGCTGTACACCACACGTCCGGCACTCTATGCGCAGGACCACGATGGTTCGGGCTTCCAATGGCTGGATGCGAGCGATGGTGAAAACAGCATCTTTGCCTTCATGCGCAAATCACCCGATGGCGACAAGGTTTACTGTGTGATCAATGCCACACCCGTACCGCGAAAAGGTTATCGTGTCGGCGTAGCCGAGGCCGGAAGCTATCGGGAGCTCATCAATACCGATGCTCCAGGCTATGCCGGCAGTGGCATGGTGAATCCGCTGCCGATGCCGGCTGGTGACACCGAATGGCAGGGGCAGCCGTGGAGCATCATCATTGATTTGCCGCCGCTCGGTGCCGTGTGGCTGGGCCGCTGA
- a CDS encoding glycosyltransferase family 4 protein: MRIALLHYTLPPVIGGVERVIRDQAVALRFLGHEVEMHTHASMGTLAGFEAVIVHNVFTMPFDLPWTRKLRTLAAEQPAVRWINWVHDVAAVNPYYGHLPWENEEYLQLSLPIPGAVNVTVSEVRRQDYLEATGLSADAVRVIPNGLDFPSILGLTDRIAGLCLWDRELVLVHPTRLIRRKNIELGLRVTAGLKQAGCNVLYAITGAPDPHQGDGQVYFQELKALCGELDLGSHVLFLGEEGALSDEDVRSLYVAADALFFPSTGEGFGLPLLEAAAHRLTVFCSELRAHREVLGDAGLYFSVQSKPEQISAQIMQWNQTAVMPHQRRHLWRRHNMVKICQEHLEPLL; encoded by the coding sequence CGGTGGCCCTGCGTTTTCTGGGACATGAGGTGGAAATGCACACCCATGCCAGCATGGGGACTCTGGCGGGATTTGAGGCTGTTATCGTGCACAATGTTTTCACGATGCCTTTTGATCTGCCCTGGACGCGGAAGCTGAGAACCCTGGCGGCGGAGCAGCCCGCCGTGAGGTGGATTAACTGGGTGCATGATGTGGCGGCGGTGAATCCGTATTATGGGCATCTCCCCTGGGAGAATGAAGAGTATCTACAGCTTTCCCTACCGATACCAGGTGCGGTGAATGTGACCGTTTCAGAGGTGCGGCGGCAGGATTACCTGGAGGCCACAGGGCTGTCTGCGGATGCGGTCAGGGTGATTCCCAACGGCCTGGATTTTCCGTCGATTCTCGGACTCACGGACCGGATTGCCGGACTGTGCCTGTGGGATCGGGAACTGGTGCTGGTGCATCCCACCCGACTGATCCGGCGGAAAAACATTGAGTTAGGTCTGCGTGTAACCGCCGGCCTAAAGCAGGCAGGTTGCAATGTGCTTTATGCCATTACCGGGGCACCCGATCCTCATCAGGGGGATGGCCAGGTCTACTTTCAGGAGCTGAAAGCACTGTGTGGGGAACTGGACCTGGGATCCCATGTGCTCTTCCTGGGAGAAGAAGGAGCTCTCTCCGATGAGGATGTGCGCAGCCTTTATGTGGCGGCAGATGCACTCTTCTTTCCCAGTACAGGGGAGGGATTTGGGCTTCCGCTGCTGGAGGCTGCGGCGCATCGTCTAACTGTCTTTTGTTCAGAACTGCGTGCGCATCGGGAAGTGCTGGGTGATGCTGGCCTGTATTTCAGTGTTCAGTCAAAACCCGAACAAATCTCGGCACAGATCATGCAATGGAATCAAACGGCCGTTATGCCTCACCAACGACGCCACCTATGGCGGAGGCACAATATGGTCAAAATCTGTCAGGAACATCTTGAGCCTCTGCTCTGA